Proteins from a single region of Anthonomus grandis grandis chromosome 10, icAntGran1.3, whole genome shotgun sequence:
- the LOC126741393 gene encoding odorant receptor Or2-like: LLFWIGLVFNTPVVLKQKDFEKISENIGYCIIVFVLGIKVLICQTDNVQNLVKQCEINERLMYRDEPKEVHKVFETDIRVLNKLLKVITIASICTCASLCISTYLEYLSYKRSNSTGDKPLVLPLWYPFNTDKYYKTAFYIGVHVCVVGTGCYLLIQVLFLTLVTHAIIQLKTIQVLGRGLTKFAKSYIRDKFNDEVVTRATLRDLCFKHQSVISFVDDFNLAMKNILLIEFLLNAINIAASCIRLLMMQNSISMKIFLTILCFIQIFQLFLLAWHANELQIQSVMLSDALFESEWYEKSSSAKKTIAIIMMRSRKPLKLFVGPFFPMTIDTAIATMKAAYSYVTLMVTMTDNEGF, encoded by the exons CTTCTCTTCTGGATAGGTCTTGTATTCAACACTCCTGTAGTGCTCAAACagaaagattttgaaaaaatttcagaaaatatcGGCTATTGCATTATCGTATTCGTTTTGGGTATAAAAGTGCTTATTTGCCAAACGGATAATGTACAAAATTTGGTTAAGCAATGTGAAATCAATGAACGTTTAATGTACCGTGATGAACCAAAGGAAGTACATAAGGTTTTTGAAACTGATATAAGG gttttaaataaattattaaaggtaaTAACAATAGCATCAATATGCACGTGTGCATCACTATGTATTAGCACCTATTTAGAGTATTTGAGCTATAAGCGTTCAAATTCTACTGGCGACAAGCCTCTAGTATTACCTTTATGGTATCCGTTTAATACggataaatattataaaacggCATTTTATATTG GAGTTCATGTTTGTGTTGTTGGCACCGGCTGCTACTTGCTGATCCAAGTTTTATTCCTCACATTAGTGACACATGCAATTATTCAACTGAAAACCATTCAGGTATTAGGTAGAGGTCTAACAAAATTTGCTAAGAGCTATATTCGCGATAAATTTAATGATGAGGTAGTTACCAGGGCTACATTACGtgatttatgttttaaacatCAATCTGTTATCAG tttcgtcgatGATTTTAATCTTgccatgaaaaatattttactaatagaATTTCTTCTTAATGCGATTAACATTGCTGCCTCTTGTATACGCCTTTTAATGATG caaaattccATTTCGATGAAAATATTCTTGACCATTTTATGTTTCATACaaatatttcagttatttttattgGCTTGGCATGCCAATGAATTGCAAATACAG agcGTCATGCTATCAGATGCGTTATTTGAGAGCGAGTGGTATGAAAAATCAAGCAGTGCTAAAAAAACAATAGCCATAATAATGATGAGATCTCGGAAACCATTAAAATTATTCGTTGGGCCGTTCTTTCCTATGACAATTGATACCGCCATTGCT ACCATGAAAGCTGCTTACTCGTATGTGACCCTCATGGTAACTATGACTGACAATGAAGGATTTTAA